catgtccccgtccccatccccataTCTGTGTATCCTCGTATCCCTGTCCCCATATCCCAATATCCCTGTCCCCATATCCCAatatccctgtccccatgtccctgtccccatccccatatCTGTGTATCCTCGTATCCCTGTCCCCATATCCCAatatccctgtccccatgtccctgtccccatccccatatCTGTGTATCCTCATATCCCTGTCCCCATATCCCGatatccctgtccccatgtccccgtccccatccccataTCTGTGTATCCTCGTATCCCTGTCCCCATATCCCAatatccctgtccccatgtccccgtccccatccccataTCTGTGTATCCTCATATCCCTGTCCCCATATCCCGatatccctgtccccatgtccccgtccccatccccataTCTGTGTATCCTCATATCCCTGTCCCCATATCCCGgtatccctgtccccatgtccccgtccccatccccataTCTGTGTATCCTCGTATCCCTGTCCCCATATCCCAatatccctgtccccatgtccccgtccccatccccataTCTGTGTATCCTCGTATCCCTGTCCCCATATCCCAatatccctgtccccatgtccccgtccccatccccataTCTGTGTATCCTCATATCCCTGTCCCCATATCCCGgtatccctgtccccatgtccctgtccccctcagTGTCTTTATCCCACTCCCCTGTGTCCCAATGTCCCCGTGTCAtgatgtccctgtgtcccactgTCCGTGACCCCACTGTGTGCAGTGgggtgtcccctctgtccccatctccccccgtccccctgtccccctgtccccatgtccctgtccctgaccccGCTGTCCCCACAGGGCTCTGAAGGCCATCAGGCTCCTCCGCTCCCGCCCCGCTGATGCCCGAGGGAGCCGAGCCATGAAGGGGTGAGTggctccccaaaatcccacctgggatccccaaaatcccacctgggatccccaaaatcacacctgggaccccaaaatcccccctgggatccccaaaatcccacccgggaccccaaaatccaacctgggaccccaaaatcccacctgggatccccaaaatcccacctgggatccccaaaatccaacctgggatccccaaaatcccacctgggatccccaaaatcccacccaggaCCCCAAAATCACACCCgggatccccaaaatccaacccgggaccccaaaatcccacccaggaccccaaaatccaacccgggatccccaaaatccaacccGGGACCCCAAAATCACACCCGGGATCCCCAAAATCACACCCgggatccccaaaatccaacccaggatccccaaaatccaacccgggatccccaaaatcccacctgggaTCCCCAGAATCCCACCTGGGATCCCCAAAATCTGATCTGGGACCCCGCAAATCCAATGTGGGACTCCCAAAACTCACCCGCCCCCACCAAAATCTGCTATTGGACCCCCAAAAATCAACTCTGGGACCCCCAAAAGTGAATCCCCTGAAATGGCCCCAGACCCCCAAAACCACGCTAGGacacccaaatcccaaatctgggacccccaaaactgccctaggacccctccccaaaactgcccaaatctgggatgcCCCCAAATACCCCCAACCCAAAATGTGGGacccccccaatccccccaaatctGGACCCTCCTCCAAATCCCCTCAAATCCAAATCGGGgacacccccaaatcctcccagccCCAAGtgtgggacccccccccccccccaaatcccctaacCCCAAATatagcccccccccccccccccccccaaatccccccagatTTGAggtggggggatttgggggaatccCACATTTGGGgatggggggattttgggggggggtgggtcccagatttggggtttgggggatttgggggggtcccagaTATGGGGTTGGGATGTTTGGGGGGGGCtcagggacccccccccccccccttattTTGTTCCCCCCCCCAGGCagcaaaaagcagcagagactGAGGAGGGGACGGTGCAGATCCAGGAAGGTGAGggggggggaccccaaaatttgggtttggggggatctggggaggtttgggggtcTTTGGGGGATGGGctatgggggattttggggggggctGTTGGGGGATTAtagtttttttgtgggggggaTTATGGGGGGGGTTGTGGTGTATGGGGGGCTCAGAGAGGTTATGGGGTTTTATTGGGGGGTCTTGGGGGGTATTATGGGGATTCAGAGGGGTTGGGGGGGGaattagggttttttggggatttatgggtttttttgggggggagtcTTTGGGGGCTATGGGGGAATtatggggatttggggggggggttggggtgcTGTGGGGAAGCTCGGGGGGGTTATGGGGTCTTTGGGAGGTTTATGGGGTgtctgggggttttggggtgctatgggggggctgtggggcaCAATGGGGAAGCTCAGGGGGGTTATGGGGTCGTTGGGAGGTTGTGGGGTGTCTGTGGGGGGTTTGGGGCGCTATGGGGAAGCTCAGGGGGGTTATGGGGTGTCTGGGAGTTACGGGGGGGATTCTGGGGGTCTTTGGGGTGTCTGTGGGGGGCTATGGGGTCTTTTCGGGGCTATGGTGTGTTTGTGGGTGGGttatgggattttggggtgtctaTGGGGGGCTATGGGGTCTTTGGGGGCTATGGTGTGTTTGTGGGTGGGttatgggattttggggtgtctgtgggGGGCTATGGGGTCTTTGGGGGTTATGGTGTGTTTGTGGGTGGGttatgggattttggggtgtctgtgggGGGCTCTGGAGGGGTTGTGGGGGGGCCATGAAGGGGTTGGGGAAGTGAGGGGGGCAGTGCTCCCCCCCGCTGTGCTGTACTGCCCCCTCCCCAATTTTGGGTGCCCCCCTCCCCAATTTTGGGTGCCCCCCTCCCCGATTTTGGGTGCCCCCTCCCCGATTTTGGGTGCCCTCTCCCCGATTTTGGGTGCCCTCTCCCCGATTTTGGgtgccccctccccaggctCGGTGGCCACCGGCGAGGACCCCACGAGCGTGGCCATCGCCAGCATCCAATCAGCTGCCACCTTCCCTGACCCCGGTGTCAAGTATGTGTTCAGGACTGAGGGTGGCGGCACGCAGGTaccacacctgggcacacctggggacggGGGGGgaggcacctgggcacacctgggatatGCCTGGGGGGactgggatacacctgggcacacctgggatgtgcctgggggggtgggggtacACCTGGGATGTGCCTGGGGGGGGCTGGGATACACCTGGAATACACCTGGGGGggctgggatacacctgggcacacgtGGGATACACCTGGAATACCCCTGGGGggctgggatacacctgggggggctgggatacacctgggcacacctgggatacacctgggggggctgggatacacctggggtaAATCTGGGAGAGTTTGGATATTCTTGGGAGGGCACCTTGGCATACCTGGGAggcacctgggtacacctggaCACATGGGGAGGCTTGGATgtacctgggatacacctgggcacacctgcgGGAGCTGGGATATACCAGTGgtacacctgggatacacctgggagAGTTTGGATATTTTTGGGGAGGCACCTGGGGGGGGCAGCTGGATACACCCGGACACACCTGGGCTCATGTGGGGGCTTGGATACAGCTCGGATACACCTGGAATACACCTGAGGGAGTTTGGATATACTTGGGGAGGTACCTGCAGCCACCTGGGAGGCACCTGGGTACACCTAGGAAtacctggacacacctggggtacacttggggcacacctgggggacagCTGGGAACACCTGGATACACCTGAGAGGGCTTGGATATACCTGGGGAGGCACCTAGATACACTTGGGGCTGCCTGTGATACACCTGGATACAGGGGGGGGTAActgggtacacctggggtacacctgggaGGCACCTGGGGCGACCTCTGGGGGCACCAGGGGACTGGGGGCATTTGGTTCCAGCCAAGAGCAGGTGtggcacacctgggggacactggggtggctCTTGGGAGGTctctgtgtcacacctgtgtgatgtcccacctgtcccaggtgatGTACCGGGTGATCCAGGTGGCTGACGGGCAGCTGGACGCGCAGACCGAGGGCACCAGCGCCATCAGCGGTTACCCAGCCACGCAGTCCATGACACAGGTGTGTCACGTGGCCTcacctgtgtccctctgtgccaTCTCCCTCACCTGTATCTCACCTGTCCTACCTCTGTCTCACCTGTgcctcacctgtcccacctgcctCATCTGCATCTCACCTGTGTCCCAtgtgtgtcccagctgtccctcacctgtcccagctgtgtcttaCCTGTCCttcacctgtcccacctgtgcCTCATCTCTTACCTGCGTCTCACCCGTTTCTCACTtgtctcacctgtcccttgtccctcacctgtctcacctgcgCAGGCGGTGATCCAGGGCGCGTTCACCAGCGAGGACGCGGTGGAGACGGAGGCGGCTCCCACCGAGACTCACTACACCTACTTCCCTGCCGCGGGCGTGGCCGACGGCGCCGCCGCCACCGCGGCCACCGCGGCCACCGCCGTGGTCACCACCCAGAGCTCCGAGGCGCTGCTGGGCCAGCCCACGCCCACAGGTGAGCCACGGGGGTTGGGCGCACCTGCAGTGAAGTGGGGCGCAGCTGGAGTGAATTGGGGTTCACCTGTCCCAGTTTGGGGTCACTTGGAGTTGAATTTGGGCTCACCTGGAGTGAATTGGAGATCACCTGTCCTAGTTTGGGGTCACCTGGAATGAACTGGGGCACACCTGTCCCAATTTGGGGTCACTTGGAGTTGAATTTGGGCTCACCTGGAGTGAACTGGGGCACACCTGTCCCAATTTGGGGTCACTTGGAGTTGAATTTGGGCTCACCTGGAGTGAATTGGAGATCACCTGTCCCAGTTTGGGGTCACCTGGAGTGAACTGGGGCACACCTGTCCCAATTTGGGGTCACTTGGAGTTGAATTTGGGCTCACCTGGAGTGAATTGGAGATCACCTGTCCCAGTTTGGGGTGACCTGGAGTGAATTGGAGATCACCTGTCCCAATTTGGCGTCACCTGGAGTGAACTGGGGCACACCTGTCCCAGTTTGGGGGTATCTGGATTGGATGTGGGGGGTGCCTggatgggtttggggtcacctgggttGGGTTAGGATTCACCTGGGTGTGATTGGGGGTCTCAcctgtgggattgggatctcACCTGTGGGGTTTGGTCTCACCTGTGGCTCTGGGCTCGCAGGGCAGTTTTTCGTGATGATGTCACCACAGGAAGTGCTCCCAGGGGGGGCCCAGCGCTCCATCGCCCCCCGCGCCCACCCCTACTCCCCGTGAgtacctgggacacacctgggaacacctggatACACCTGGTGTACGCCTGTGATACACCTGGGACATAATCAGACACACCTGGGCGCACATGGGATAAATTTGGGCACACCTGGCACACATCTGGGATACAGGTGGGGTACACTCAGCCACCCCGGGACACACCTGGACCCCACTCAGTTGGatctgggatacacctgggacaCATCCAGAGATATCTGGGCTCACCTGGGGCACGCCCCAGACatacctggggcacacctgggacacaccccaacacacctggggcacaccccaacacacctggggcacacccCAGACACACCTGGGGGACTCCCcaacacacctgggacacacccagggcacagcccagacACACCCGGGGCACACCCCaacacacctgggggacacctgggacacaccccaacacacctggggcacacccCAGACACACCTGGGGAACTCCCcaacacacctgggacacacccagggcacagcccagacACACCCGGGGCACACCCCaacacacctgggggacacctgggacacaccccaacacacctggggcacacccCAGACACACCTGGGGGACTCCCcaacacacctgggacacacctaGGGCACAGCCCAGACACACCCGGGGCACACCCCaacacacctgggggacacctgggacacaccccAACACACCTGGGGGATACCTGGGACACACCCcaacacacctgggacacacccagggcacaccccagacacacctggggcacaccccaacacacctgggggacacctggggcacaccccaacacctgggacacacccaGGGCATACCTGGGACACAccacagggacacctgggaaACACCCCAACACACCCGAgccacacctgggacacacccaAACCACACCTGAGACACACCCGAACACACCTTGGGCacaccccaaacacacctgggacaTACCCCAACACACCTGaacacacctgggggacacctgggacgCGCCccggacacacctgggacacatcCAGGCacacatggggacacctggacaGACCCAAACACATCTGGGCagacatggggacacctgggacacacctggacacacccaAGCACACCTGGCACGCATCAGAGATGCACCTGGGGTACACCCAGGCGTACCTGTGCCCACCTGTGCCTCTCCCCACAGGAAGTCGGAGGCTCCCCGAGCCACGCGGGACGAAAAGCGCCGGGCACAGCACAACGAAGGTACCGGGGCCGGCCGGGACCCCCATCCTGATCCCAAAGGGTCACCTGGGGGTCACCCCCATCCCAAAGGGTCACCCCGGGGGTCACCCCCATCCCAAAGGGTCACCCCCATCCCAAAGGGTCACCCCAGGGGTCACCCCCATCCCAAAGGGTCACCCCCATCCCAAAGGGTCACCCCGGGGGTCACCCCCATCCCAAAGGGTCACCCCAGGGGTCACCCCCATCCCAAAGGGTCACCCCCATCCCAAAGGGTCACCCCAGGGGTCACCCCCATCCCAAAGGGTCACCCCCATCCCAAAGGGTCACCCCAGGGGTCACCCCCATCCCAAAGGGTCACCCCAGGGGTCACCCCCATCCCAAAGGGTCACCCCCATCCCAAAGGGTCACCCCAGGGGTCACCCCCATCCCAAAGGGTCACCCCCATCCCAAAGGGTCACCCCAGGGGTCACCCCCATCCCAAAGGGTCACCCCAGGGGTCATCCTGATCCCAAAGGGTCACCCCGGGGGTCACCCCCATCCCAAAGGGTCAGCCCCATCCCAAAGGGTCACCCCCATCCCAAAGGGTCACCCCAGGGGTCACCCCCATCCCAAAGGGTCACCCCCATCCCAAAGGGTCACCCCAGGGGTCACCCCCGTCCCAGGGGGTCATCCCAGTTCCTGAGGGGCCaccccaattcccaattccttcatttccactggcaattcccaattccctgTTCCCATTGCCACTGGGaattcccccattcccaatcccccGTTGGCACTGGGAatcccccattcccaatcccccATTGCCACTGGGAATTCCCGTTCCCAatcccccattcccaatcccccattcccaatcccccattcccaatcccctGTTCCCACTGGGAatcccccattcccaatcccccATTGCCACTGGGaattcccccattcccaatcccccATTGCCACTGGGAATTCCCGTTCCCAatcccccattcccaatcccccattcccattggGAATTCCCATTCCAAatcccccattcccaatcccccattcccattggGAATTCCCGTTCCAAatcccccattcccaatcccccattcccattggGAATTCCCGTTCCCAGTGGAGCGCCGGCGCCGGGACAAGATCAACAACTGGATCGTGCAGCTGTCCAAGATCATCCCTGACTGCTCCATGGAAAACACCAAATCCGGACAGGtcccacccccccctcccctccccccaccgcGCCTTTGGGGTCCCGGAATTCCCAcggtgaccccaaaatcccggaattcccagagcaAGGGCGGGATCCTGTCCAAGGCCTGCGATTACATCCAGGAGCTGCGGCAGAGCAACCTGCGGCTGAGCGAGGAGCTGCAGGGCCTGGACCAGCTGCAGATGGACAACGAGGT
This DNA window, taken from Cinclus cinclus chromosome 31, bCinCin1.1, whole genome shotgun sequence, encodes the following:
- the USF1 gene encoding upstream stimulatory factor 1; amino-acid sequence: MKGQQKAAETEEGTVQIQEGSVATGEDPTSVAIASIQSAATFPDPGVKYVFRTEGGGTQVMYRVIQVADGQLDAQTEGTSAISGYPATQSMTQAVIQGAFTSEDAVETEAAPTETHYTYFPAAGVADGAAATAATAATAVVTTQSSEALLGQPTPTGQFFVMMSPQEVLPGGAQRSIAPRAHPYSPKSEAPRATRDEKRRAQHNEVERRRRDKINNWIVQLSKIIPDCSMENTKSGQSKGGILSKACDYIQELRQSNLRLSEELQGLDQLQMDNEVLRQQVEELKNKNLLLRAQLRQHGLEIVIKNDTH